One Corallincola holothuriorum DNA segment encodes these proteins:
- the ilvY gene encoding HTH-type transcriptional activator IlvY: protein MDIRSLRLFSHLARSLHFGRTSESLHVSAPTLSRVIQRLEEEVGEPLLMRDNRTVALTPAGESYLRFAERVLDDWQQLSQELSVDSSALTGRISLYCTVTAAYSYLRQLLVPFRQRYPQIDIDLQTGDAAFAVEKVREGEADLAITGIPDKLPTHVIVHMLADAPLVLIAPTLSCPVRTAVLQDPIDWAQLPIILAERGLSRERLLGWLKRKQVKPNIHSEVSGHEAIVSMVALGFGVGVVPAPVLAHSPLREEVVELPVTPTFEPFRVGLCADDRRLKDPRLAAFWRLAVG, encoded by the coding sequence ATGGATATTCGCTCGCTGCGCCTGTTTAGCCATTTGGCGCGGTCACTGCATTTTGGCCGCACCAGTGAAAGTTTGCATGTCAGTGCCCCTACCCTAAGCCGCGTCATACAAAGGTTGGAAGAGGAGGTGGGTGAGCCACTGTTGATGCGAGATAACCGCACAGTGGCGCTGACACCGGCCGGAGAAAGTTACCTGCGTTTTGCTGAACGCGTGTTGGATGATTGGCAGCAGTTGTCACAAGAGTTGAGTGTCGATAGCTCCGCGTTGACCGGACGTATCAGTTTGTATTGTACCGTCACGGCGGCATACAGCTATCTGCGGCAGTTATTGGTGCCGTTTCGTCAGCGTTATCCGCAGATTGATATCGATCTGCAGACGGGGGATGCTGCCTTCGCGGTGGAAAAGGTGCGCGAGGGGGAAGCGGATCTGGCGATCACCGGTATTCCCGATAAACTGCCCACCCACGTGATTGTGCATATGCTGGCCGATGCGCCACTGGTACTGATAGCGCCCACCCTGAGTTGTCCGGTGCGTACCGCCGTTCTGCAGGATCCAATTGACTGGGCGCAGTTGCCAATTATTTTGGCTGAGCGCGGCTTAAGCCGAGAGCGGCTATTAGGCTGGCTGAAGCGCAAACAGGTAAAACCCAATATTCATTCAGAAGTGTCTGGCCATGAAGCGATTGTGTCTATGGTGGCGCTGGGCTTTGGCGTGGGTGTGGTGCCAGCCCCTGTGTTAGCCCATAGCCCGCTGCGGGAAGAGGTGGTGGAGTTGCCTGTTACCCCAACTTTTGAACCATTCCGGGTCGGCCTTTGTGCTGATGACCGACGCCTGAAAGATCCTCGTTTAGCTGCTTTCTGGCGGCTAGCGGTGGGATAA
- a CDS encoding porin family protein produces MKLRALSLAVALAASGQTFATETDTKAQLDALSKQLEALQAKIKQLETANEEQEEAIEATAEAVEKTSGLAEIVNKVHIGGYGELHYNNLDGSGGASDKDEIDFHRFVLMFGYDFTDNIRFFSELELEHALSGDDKPGEVELEQAYIDFDINDSVTARGGLFLLPIGILNETHEPATFYGVERNPVEKNIIPTTWWESGGGIYGEVAEGVRYDLYMHSGLKTSADKSYNIRSGRQKSANADADDFAYTAAIRYTAIPGLELGGSFQYQGDMTQSEDPEAGSAFMLEGHAAYQKGQFGLRALAAYWDLDGDGPADMGADEQFGFFVEPSWRFNEEFGIFARYNFWDNQAGESSIESEKKQYDLGVNYWPHAQVVLKADYQIQDNENGKEQDGFNLGIGYHF; encoded by the coding sequence ATGAAGTTACGCGCACTCTCTTTAGCTGTCGCGCTGGCGGCTTCTGGCCAGACGTTTGCTACTGAAACAGACACCAAAGCGCAGTTAGATGCGCTTAGCAAACAGCTGGAAGCACTGCAGGCTAAAATTAAGCAGCTGGAAACTGCCAACGAAGAGCAGGAAGAAGCGATTGAGGCGACTGCCGAAGCGGTTGAAAAGACCAGCGGCCTGGCTGAGATTGTGAATAAGGTTCATATCGGCGGCTATGGTGAGCTGCACTATAACAACCTGGACGGGAGTGGCGGCGCATCAGACAAAGATGAAATTGATTTTCACCGCTTTGTACTGATGTTTGGTTATGACTTTACTGACAACATCCGTTTCTTCTCTGAATTGGAGCTGGAACACGCGCTGTCTGGTGACGACAAGCCTGGGGAAGTGGAGCTGGAGCAGGCCTACATTGATTTTGATATCAACGACTCCGTAACCGCCCGTGGTGGTTTGTTCCTGCTGCCTATCGGTATTCTCAATGAAACTCACGAGCCAGCGACTTTCTATGGGGTTGAGCGTAACCCGGTAGAGAAAAACATTATTCCTACCACGTGGTGGGAATCAGGCGGTGGTATCTATGGTGAAGTCGCTGAGGGTGTTCGCTATGATCTGTATATGCACTCGGGTCTGAAAACATCTGCGGATAAGAGCTACAACATCCGGAGCGGCCGCCAAAAAAGCGCCAATGCAGATGCCGATGATTTCGCGTATACCGCAGCGATACGTTACACCGCTATTCCTGGTCTGGAGTTAGGTGGATCATTCCAGTATCAGGGCGATATGACCCAGAGTGAAGACCCTGAAGCAGGCAGTGCCTTTATGTTAGAAGGCCATGCGGCTTATCAGAAAGGTCAATTTGGCTTGCGTGCATTAGCTGCTTATTGGGATTTGGATGGTGATGGCCCGGCAGATATGGGTGCTGATGAGCAGTTTGGTTTCTTTGTTGAGCCAAGCTGGCGTTTCAACGAAGAGTTCGGAATCTTCGCTCGCTACAACTTCTGGGACAACCAGGCTGGTGAGAGCAGCATTGAAAGTGAGAAGAAGCAGTACGATCTGGGTGTGAACTACTGGCCTCACGCACAAGTAGTGCTGAAAGCCGACTACCAGATCCAAGACAATGAAAATGGTAAAGAACAGGATGGTTTCAACCTGGGTATTGGCTACCATTTCTAA
- a CDS encoding FMN-binding protein — protein MRRLKLLIIGLFFSAIALPAQAKEEIYKTADQFLAEAFDGDVPKTKVLWLKRDVKALSKEILDHAYPALRVRYWMRDDQSVWILEEIGKERPITMGMVVKGDEIRYSEILAYRESRGWEVRYPQFMAQYAGATLTEEKKLDRHIDGITGATLSVQAVTRIARLALVFHRHVMPNTTLAESKVSGDSNG, from the coding sequence ATGAGAAGACTTAAATTACTTATCATTGGTCTGTTTTTTTCGGCGATCGCCCTTCCTGCTCAGGCAAAGGAGGAGATCTATAAAACGGCAGATCAGTTTCTGGCGGAAGCCTTTGATGGTGATGTACCCAAGACTAAAGTACTTTGGTTAAAGCGCGATGTTAAAGCGCTAAGTAAAGAGATATTGGACCATGCCTATCCTGCTTTGAGGGTCCGCTACTGGATGCGTGATGACCAGTCAGTATGGATATTGGAAGAGATAGGCAAAGAACGCCCTATCACTATGGGGATGGTGGTGAAAGGCGATGAGATCAGATACAGCGAAATTCTGGCTTATCGAGAAAGCCGAGGTTGGGAAGTTCGTTACCCGCAGTTTATGGCGCAATACGCTGGGGCGACGTTAACTGAAGAGAAAAAGCTCGACCGTCACATTGATGGCATTACCGGAGCGACACTCTCGGTCCAAGCGGTTACTCGTATTGCTCGGTTGGCCTTAGTTTTCCACCGTCACGTTATGCCGAATACAACATTAGCTGAATCCAAAGTCAGCGGGGATAGTAATGGCTAG
- a CDS encoding PepSY-associated TM helix domain-containing protein, which yields MARVLRALHWWHRKLGLAAALFIFLLSLTGIALNHTDGLKLSQHNLDWPWLLRWYGIESPQPQAYPVAGDWLIVQGQQLYLNEQPLIAVDGDVVGALVWQTMLLVATDKQLLLLTEEGELAEKVSAELGWPQGVTAMGLDEQLVPTIRIEQQLAQADEDLLAWHPVTQAEVNWSSPAAIPEDLAQALPAHGAVDLERVLLDLHSGRIVGVSGPWLMDMAAVAMMLLAASGIWMWAMRRRGNRRR from the coding sequence ATGGCTAGGGTGTTAAGGGCGCTGCACTGGTGGCACCGCAAGCTTGGGTTGGCTGCGGCATTGTTTATCTTTTTGCTTAGCTTGACCGGTATCGCACTGAATCATACTGATGGCCTTAAACTGAGTCAGCATAACTTGGATTGGCCATGGCTACTGCGCTGGTATGGTATTGAATCGCCGCAGCCGCAAGCTTATCCCGTGGCGGGCGACTGGCTTATTGTCCAAGGGCAGCAACTTTACCTTAATGAACAACCATTGATCGCCGTGGATGGTGACGTGGTTGGTGCGCTTGTCTGGCAGACGATGCTGCTGGTAGCTACCGACAAGCAGTTGTTGCTGCTTACCGAAGAGGGCGAGTTGGCGGAAAAGGTTAGCGCCGAGTTAGGTTGGCCTCAAGGTGTGACGGCAATGGGGCTGGATGAACAGCTGGTGCCGACTATTCGAATAGAGCAGCAGCTTGCGCAAGCGGATGAAGATTTGCTTGCGTGGCATCCGGTGACGCAGGCAGAGGTGAACTGGAGCTCGCCTGCAGCGATCCCCGAGGATTTAGCGCAGGCGTTACCCGCGCACGGGGCCGTTGATTTAGAGCGTGTATTGCTAGATCTGCACAGCGGACGCATCGTCGGCGTCTCAGGTCCTTGGTTGATGGATATGGCTGCGGTAGCGATGATGTTGTTAGCTGCATCAGGTATATGGATGTGGGCAATGCGCAGGCGGGGTAATCGGCGGCGCTGA
- a CDS encoding NTP/NDP exchange transporter — MSRSVNLITQVAPGELRPALWLTLKAFLLLFAYYQLKPLREALILSEHDATIRSYATAIQALVLFLLMPLYAYLVRHLGTQRMFSGVLVVAVISLALFWLGHGLQLPVAAPFYIWLGIFNVFIIAQFWAECAAYYQPEAGKRLFPLIAAGATVGGLLGAVSAHWVFIVSGVGGAFAVAISGYVAVWQTPRPISCKVAQASADRSVDAKQHWFRGLNHLLLNPYLMLIALFVLLLNTGNSLGEYILARWVELQYSGADQIGAFYGGFYSWVNFATVLCQLFLVSRMIRWLGVSSALLLVPCLMLGGYLTLFFLPLFWLTYLYKVAENSLDYSLQNTLRHTLFLPLSGVQLYEGKAVIDTIFWRLGDLIQLVIVLLGSHWLLLDLSGYLLINVGLALVWIWICLRLQRHIALLSADLSRRGAADPGA, encoded by the coding sequence TTGAGCCGTAGCGTTAATCTGATCACCCAGGTTGCTCCAGGTGAGTTGCGTCCAGCCCTGTGGTTGACACTGAAAGCCTTCCTTCTGCTGTTTGCTTACTATCAATTAAAACCGCTGCGCGAGGCGTTGATCCTGAGTGAGCATGACGCCACCATCCGTAGTTACGCGACGGCGATCCAAGCGTTAGTGCTGTTTCTATTGATGCCGCTTTATGCCTATCTGGTGCGTCACTTGGGGACCCAGCGAATGTTCTCCGGTGTGCTAGTTGTCGCGGTGATCTCTCTTGCTCTGTTTTGGCTAGGTCATGGACTGCAATTGCCTGTAGCAGCACCTTTCTATATCTGGTTGGGGATATTTAATGTATTCATCATTGCCCAATTCTGGGCTGAATGTGCGGCCTATTACCAACCAGAGGCAGGTAAACGGCTGTTTCCGCTGATTGCAGCGGGTGCCACTGTGGGGGGACTGCTTGGTGCTGTCTCTGCCCACTGGGTGTTTATTGTTAGTGGTGTTGGCGGCGCGTTTGCTGTTGCCATTTCGGGGTATGTTGCCGTTTGGCAAACGCCGCGCCCCATCTCTTGCAAAGTGGCGCAAGCAAGCGCTGACAGATCTGTTGATGCTAAACAGCATTGGTTTCGAGGCTTAAATCACCTGCTGCTAAATCCCTATCTCATGCTGATCGCGCTGTTTGTGTTGCTGCTAAATACCGGCAATAGCTTGGGTGAATATATTTTGGCGCGTTGGGTTGAGCTGCAGTATAGCGGTGCGGATCAGATAGGCGCTTTTTATGGCGGGTTCTACAGTTGGGTGAATTTCGCCACCGTGCTCTGCCAGCTGTTTTTGGTGTCGAGAATGATTCGTTGGTTGGGCGTTTCTTCCGCACTCTTGCTGGTGCCTTGCTTGATGCTTGGCGGCTATTTAACACTATTTTTCTTGCCGCTATTCTGGCTTACTTATCTCTATAAAGTGGCTGAAAACAGCCTGGATTACTCGTTGCAAAATACCCTACGTCACACGCTTTTTCTGCCTCTTTCAGGGGTGCAGCTGTATGAGGGCAAGGCGGTGATAGATACGATTTTTTGGCGTTTGGGGGATCTCATCCAGTTGGTCATCGTGTTGCTCGGTAGCCACTGGCTGCTGTTGGATCTATCAGGTTACCTGCTGATCAATGTTGGCCTGGCGTTAGTTTGGATCTGGATCTGTCTGCGGTTGCAGCGGCATATCGCTCTGCTTAGCGCTGATCTTTCCAGGCGCGGAGCAGCAGATCCCGGCGCTTAG
- a CDS encoding metallophosphoesterase has protein sequence MQRWQHLFCLALLLFSQGAFSEKHRYPMPGTLYVLGDVHGAYQELSTLLQGAKLIDEDERWIGGTSYLVSVGDLLDRGDDSRWVMDLLRRLEKEARDAGGRVYVLMGNHEQMNLMGELNYVTPGEFASYIELETSQLRNQRFEQFTQLHPDIESTATLMEKFEQHYQPGYLGHRAAMALDGDYGKWLIRRPTLLVIGRLGFVHGGLSSVIAGLSSGAINEMTQTNIRQFVTAQQNLLEQGHDLTGYSWFERLEQAKLLATESSDAQIQKQAQLVYKAGNNPLLNNEGPLWYRGNVICHPLFEQPMLKERLANLNIEQLIVGHTPTPSREITAYLGGLVIDVDTGMNTAYYRGKPALLKITDDAQMQVFTDGRWQSWRAESAPDGYKGRRYEDWEQLLTSAEITEMEAVGEGVTQPQKVTLSANGETFHAIFKTEDVRPRRRNQHHQLSDSFRFDIAAYQLARAMALTEIPPTVERTIKGKSGALQLWVNNTFNESKRLKEGLYPAESCVLSYQHSLMNLFDILIHNDDRTRANMLYQRSNWKLWWIDHSRAFRTLPRAPEYLAQAKLIYSPLVRQQLQLLSRKKLQQVLGRWLDSDQLRAITKRRDLLLRAWKDQR, from the coding sequence ATGCAACGCTGGCAACACCTATTCTGCTTAGCCCTACTGCTTTTTTCGCAGGGGGCTTTTAGCGAAAAACACCGTTACCCCATGCCCGGCACGCTTTACGTGCTGGGTGATGTCCATGGCGCCTACCAAGAGCTCTCCACCTTGCTCCAGGGCGCCAAACTCATTGATGAAGATGAACGTTGGATCGGTGGTACCAGCTATCTGGTCAGTGTTGGCGATCTGCTTGATCGCGGTGACGATTCCCGCTGGGTAATGGATCTGCTGCGACGGCTAGAGAAGGAAGCCCGCGATGCTGGCGGCCGCGTCTATGTGTTGATGGGCAACCATGAGCAGATGAACCTGATGGGTGAACTCAACTATGTCACGCCAGGAGAATTTGCCAGCTATATCGAGCTGGAAACCAGTCAGTTGCGTAACCAACGATTCGAACAGTTCACGCAACTGCATCCGGACATCGAATCTACCGCCACCTTGATGGAAAAATTTGAACAACACTATCAACCTGGCTACTTGGGGCACCGTGCAGCCATGGCACTGGATGGCGACTACGGCAAATGGTTGATCAGACGCCCCACGCTGTTGGTCATTGGTCGCTTAGGTTTTGTTCACGGTGGATTATCCAGTGTCATCGCAGGGCTCTCCAGCGGCGCCATAAACGAAATGACCCAGACAAACATTCGCCAATTTGTCACCGCTCAACAGAACCTACTCGAGCAGGGGCACGACCTGACCGGCTATAGTTGGTTTGAACGGCTGGAGCAGGCCAAATTACTAGCCACCGAAAGCAGCGATGCGCAGATCCAAAAACAAGCCCAGCTGGTATACAAGGCTGGCAACAACCCCCTGCTCAATAACGAAGGCCCGCTCTGGTATCGAGGCAATGTGATATGCCACCCGCTGTTTGAGCAACCTATGCTTAAAGAACGCTTGGCCAACCTGAATATTGAGCAACTGATTGTCGGACATACCCCGACCCCCAGCCGGGAGATCACCGCGTATTTAGGCGGCTTAGTGATCGATGTCGATACCGGCATGAACACCGCTTACTACCGTGGCAAACCAGCGCTGCTAAAAATCACTGATGACGCACAGATGCAGGTATTCACTGATGGCAGATGGCAATCATGGCGAGCGGAGAGCGCCCCTGACGGATACAAAGGCCGCCGTTATGAAGATTGGGAGCAGCTACTGACGAGCGCAGAGATCACTGAGATGGAAGCCGTTGGCGAAGGCGTCACCCAACCACAAAAAGTGACGCTGAGCGCCAACGGTGAAACCTTTCACGCCATTTTCAAAACCGAAGATGTGCGGCCACGGCGGCGCAACCAACATCATCAACTCAGTGACAGCTTCCGTTTTGATATCGCCGCCTATCAGCTTGCCCGCGCAATGGCACTGACCGAGATCCCTCCCACGGTGGAGCGCACAATTAAGGGTAAAAGTGGCGCACTGCAGCTTTGGGTCAATAACACATTTAATGAGAGCAAACGGCTAAAAGAGGGCCTTTATCCTGCGGAAAGTTGCGTTCTGAGTTATCAACACAGCTTGATGAACCTATTCGATATACTAATCCACAATGATGACCGTACCCGTGCCAACATGCTGTATCAAAGATCCAACTGGAAGCTCTGGTGGATAGACCATTCGCGGGCATTCAGGACGTTACCTCGCGCACCAGAATATCTTGCGCAGGCTAAGTTGATCTATTCGCCACTGGTTAGGCAGCAACTGCAGCTGTTGTCACGAAAAAAACTACAACAAGTGTTAGGCCGGTGGTTGGACAGTGATCAGCTAAGAGCCATCACTAAGCGCCGGGATCTGCTGCTCCGCGCCTGGAAAGATCAGCGCTAA
- the ccoG gene encoding cytochrome c oxidase accessory protein CcoG, with product MSDKIEVREIKPSRPRPAAKTKMGDQPVHPNNTIYVRAMKGVFQRLRRYGGWFLMALFMLTPWIPYQGRQAILLDIEAQQFNFFSVTLFPQDLILLAFVFMIAAFALFFFTTFLGRVWCGYTCPQTVWTFIYIWFEEKIEGARNKRVKLDRTAWNFEKLWRKTFKHFCWLAVALVTGITMVAYFVPAPDVVFGLVTGELSFAATFSVIFFMLATYANAGWMRTIVCTHMCPYARFQSAMFDKDTFIVGYDVDRGEARGPRKRKEDYKAVGLGDCVDCNLCVEVCPSGIDIRNGLQYECINCGACIDACDQTMDKMGYEKGLISYTTEHRLAGGTTELVRPKLIGYGLALVVMMIAFVVTANLRVNFEVDVLRDRNQMFRETNEGWIENTYTLVLVNKTQQATQFHLSVEGLPPHEWSGPQQIEVAAGDVADVPISLAVDPYELTSPMTRIEFVVTTDSSDDARRVDSRFFSRR from the coding sequence ATGAGCGATAAAATCGAGGTGCGTGAAATCAAGCCTTCCCGGCCCCGCCCTGCCGCTAAAACCAAGATGGGTGACCAACCCGTTCATCCTAACAACACCATTTACGTACGGGCGATGAAAGGCGTTTTTCAACGCTTGCGTCGCTACGGTGGCTGGTTCTTGATGGCGCTGTTTATGCTCACCCCCTGGATCCCTTACCAAGGGCGTCAGGCGATCTTGCTCGATATCGAAGCGCAGCAGTTCAATTTCTTCTCGGTCACTCTGTTTCCACAGGACCTCATTCTATTGGCGTTCGTGTTTATGATCGCCGCTTTTGCCCTGTTCTTCTTTACCACTTTCTTAGGTCGTGTTTGGTGCGGCTATACCTGCCCACAAACGGTCTGGACCTTTATATACATTTGGTTCGAAGAAAAAATTGAAGGCGCCCGCAATAAACGGGTAAAACTTGACCGAACAGCTTGGAACTTTGAAAAACTCTGGCGTAAAACCTTCAAGCATTTCTGTTGGTTAGCCGTGGCCTTGGTGACCGGTATCACCATGGTGGCTTATTTTGTGCCAGCCCCCGATGTGGTGTTTGGTTTGGTTACCGGTGAGTTGAGCTTTGCCGCCACTTTCTCAGTGATCTTCTTTATGTTGGCCACCTATGCCAACGCCGGCTGGATGCGTACTATTGTTTGTACCCACATGTGCCCCTATGCCCGCTTTCAGTCCGCCATGTTTGATAAAGATACCTTTATCGTTGGTTATGACGTCGATCGTGGTGAAGCCCGCGGCCCCCGTAAACGTAAAGAAGATTACAAAGCGGTTGGGCTGGGCGATTGTGTTGATTGTAACCTCTGTGTCGAGGTCTGCCCCTCCGGCATCGATATCCGGAATGGCCTGCAGTATGAGTGCATCAACTGTGGTGCTTGTATCGATGCTTGCGACCAGACCATGGACAAAATGGGTTATGAAAAAGGCCTGATCAGCTACACCACCGAGCATCGTTTAGCTGGAGGCACCACAGAGTTAGTGCGGCCCAAGCTGATTGGTTACGGTTTAGCGTTGGTGGTGATGATGATTGCGTTTGTCGTGACCGCCAATCTGCGGGTTAATTTCGAAGTGGATGTGTTGCGCGATCGCAACCAGATGTTCCGCGAAACCAACGAGGGCTGGATCGAAAACACCTATACCCTGGTACTGGTGAACAAAACTCAGCAAGCCACGCAGTTCCACCTGAGTGTTGAAGGGCTGCCGCCCCATGAGTGGAGCGGCCCACAGCAGATAGAGGTGGCCGCTGGCGATGTCGCCGATGTGCCGATCAGCCTGGCGGTTGACCCCTATGAATTAACGAGCCCCATGACGCGGATAGAGTTTGTTGTGACTACCGATAGCAGTGATGATGCCCGGCGCGTCGACAGCCGCTTCTTTAGCCGACGATAG
- a CDS encoding serine/threonine protein kinase, translating to MSQFHFAKLTPELILDALESQGIRVDSGLLPLNSYENRVYQFLDEERQRYVVKFYRPERWSDDAILEEHAFTQQLLDAEVPVVAPLTFAGKTLLKAEGYRFVVFPSVGGRHLEVDNLDQLEWVGRFVGRLHMVSSKQDFVHRPTLDFDSFGAQSAEYLQQANMLPDSLKTPFFTVLEHLLTALQRHLAEAAAYTPIRLHGDCHPGNILWRDEIGPQFVDLDDARMGPAVQDIWMLLSGERAERILQLELILEGYEQFCEFDNKQLALIEPLRALRQIHYMAWLARRWQDPAFPQAFPWFNSDKYWEGQILACKEQLSSLQEPPLSLQPWQ from the coding sequence GTGAGTCAATTTCACTTTGCTAAGCTCACGCCTGAGCTGATCCTCGATGCCCTGGAAAGTCAGGGCATTCGGGTCGACTCTGGCTTGCTGCCCTTGAACAGCTACGAAAATCGCGTTTATCAATTTCTTGATGAGGAGCGCCAGCGTTACGTTGTTAAGTTCTACCGCCCTGAACGCTGGAGCGATGATGCGATCCTGGAGGAGCATGCCTTTACCCAGCAGTTGCTTGATGCGGAAGTCCCCGTTGTTGCGCCGCTGACCTTTGCTGGCAAAACACTCCTCAAAGCGGAAGGCTATCGCTTCGTGGTGTTTCCCAGTGTCGGTGGTCGTCACCTGGAAGTGGATAACTTGGATCAGCTGGAGTGGGTGGGGCGTTTTGTTGGCCGCTTGCATATGGTGTCCAGTAAACAGGATTTTGTGCATCGCCCTACGTTGGATTTTGACAGTTTTGGTGCCCAGTCGGCTGAGTATCTGCAACAAGCTAATATGTTGCCCGATTCGCTGAAAACGCCTTTCTTTACCGTGCTTGAGCACCTGCTCACAGCCTTGCAGCGGCATCTGGCTGAAGCGGCAGCCTATACGCCGATCCGCCTGCATGGTGACTGCCATCCTGGCAACATCTTGTGGCGTGATGAGATTGGCCCGCAGTTTGTCGATCTGGATGATGCCCGTATGGGGCCAGCGGTGCAGGATATATGGATGCTGCTGTCAGGCGAACGCGCCGAACGTATTCTGCAGTTAGAGTTGATTCTGGAAGGCTATGAGCAGTTCTGTGAGTTTGATAACAAGCAGTTGGCATTGATCGAGCCGCTACGGGCATTGCGTCAGATCCACTACATGGCATGGCTGGCGCGTCGCTGGCAAGATCCTGCTTTTCCTCAGGCATTCCCCTGGTTTAACAGCGATAAATATTGGGAAGGACAGATCCTGGCGTGTAAAGAACAGTTATCTAGCCTGCAAGAACCACCTTTAAGCTTGCAGCCTTGGCAGTAA
- a CDS encoding thiol:disulfide interchange protein DsbA/DsbL, whose amino-acid sequence MKKILLSLLVLLLPITACAERFQEGKHYTVVRSVASAEPEITEFFSVLCGHCYSFEPIVHELSKQLPPGVKFKRNHVDFVGRDIGPLYTRAYATMLVLKVEDTVLPAIFNEVHGKKNFLQTPAALRDFFIKNGVDAGQYDGAVSSFAVNGLVSQMQKATKDYKITGVPSFFVNGKYKVNTSSIKSADEFVQLVLFLLEKK is encoded by the coding sequence ATGAAAAAGATCCTCTTATCTCTGTTGGTATTGCTGCTGCCGATCACGGCGTGTGCAGAGCGTTTTCAAGAGGGCAAGCACTACACTGTTGTTCGCAGTGTTGCCAGTGCCGAGCCAGAGATCACCGAATTTTTCTCCGTGCTTTGCGGTCATTGTTATAGCTTTGAGCCTATCGTGCATGAGCTCAGCAAGCAGCTTCCGCCAGGGGTGAAGTTTAAGCGTAACCACGTGGATTTTGTTGGTCGTGATATCGGCCCTTTGTACACCCGTGCTTATGCCACCATGTTAGTACTAAAAGTTGAAGACACCGTGTTACCCGCGATCTTCAATGAAGTGCATGGCAAGAAAAACTTCCTGCAGACCCCAGCGGCACTGCGTGATTTCTTTATTAAGAACGGCGTAGATGCCGGTCAGTATGATGGTGCCGTTAGCAGCTTTGCGGTTAATGGTCTGGTGAGCCAGATGCAGAAAGCCACCAAAGATTACAAGATCACCGGTGTGCCAAGCTTCTTCGTCAACGGCAAATACAAGGTTAACACCAGCTCTATCAAGTCAGCGGATGAGTTCGTACAGTTAGTGTTGTTTTTGTTAGAGAAAAAGTAA
- a CDS encoding DUF523 domain-containing protein: MEKILISACLLGDRVRYNGEIQLCQHPLLKRWQAEGRLVKVCPEVAGGLSVPRPAAEQQPGGRVITQQGVDVTAEFEAGATLAVKLAQQQGIRLALMKARSPSCGSGHVYDGAFQRRLIAGDGVTVSHLRRIGVQLFDETQLDALAAELLRCESGKDPSP; encoded by the coding sequence ATGGAAAAAATTCTCATCAGCGCCTGTTTACTAGGCGATCGCGTGCGTTATAACGGCGAGATCCAGCTATGTCAGCATCCGTTACTTAAACGTTGGCAGGCGGAAGGGCGATTAGTCAAAGTGTGTCCGGAAGTGGCGGGGGGGTTATCTGTGCCCCGCCCAGCGGCTGAGCAACAGCCGGGTGGCCGGGTGATCACGCAACAGGGTGTGGACGTGACGGCTGAGTTTGAAGCTGGCGCCACGCTGGCGGTTAAGTTGGCACAGCAGCAGGGGATTCGTTTGGCTTTGATGAAGGCACGGAGCCCCAGTTGTGGTAGCGGCCATGTGTATGATGGCGCGTTTCAAAGGCGTCTAATCGCGGGGGATGGTGTGACGGTGAGCCATTTGCGCCGTATCGGTGTACAACTGTTTGATGAAACCCAGTTAGACGCACTCGCGGCGGAGCTCCTGCGGTGTGAAAGTGGCAAAGACCCCTCACCCTAG